In Leisingera methylohalidivorans DSM 14336, a single genomic region encodes these proteins:
- a CDS encoding PhzF family phenazine biosynthesis protein codes for MSHSRTPLNFIHCDVFAASRYSGNSLAVFTGCAGLSAAQMLTITQEMRHFESIFLSEENGQISARVFDLFEELPFAGHPIIGAACTLHRELAYREQGAEDKREWTFRLQGGRAVSVSTEHRDGRFIGRLDQGRPEMIRTVDAQERAGIARAFNLDRLAEFPLEVISTGLKYLVVPAAGGLQQARITIPDLEQTLHRLGAGFAYLVDVDTFEGRHWNNDGIMEDVATGSAAGVVGAYAVKHGLAEPGRSFCLKQGHFMGRPSEIIVTAFGRPDDVEKVTVAGEVAYVGRGEVIAP; via the coding sequence ATGTCACATTCCAGGACGCCCCTCAACTTCATCCACTGCGATGTTTTCGCGGCCAGCCGCTATTCCGGCAACAGTCTGGCAGTGTTCACCGGCTGTGCGGGGCTGAGCGCCGCGCAGATGCTGACCATAACCCAGGAGATGCGGCACTTTGAATCGATCTTCCTGAGCGAGGAGAACGGTCAGATCTCTGCCCGGGTCTTTGATCTTTTCGAGGAACTGCCCTTTGCCGGCCACCCGATCATCGGCGCCGCTTGTACTCTGCACAGGGAGCTGGCGTACCGGGAGCAGGGCGCCGAGGACAAGCGGGAGTGGACCTTTCGCCTGCAAGGCGGGCGCGCGGTCAGCGTCTCGACCGAGCATCGGGATGGGCGCTTCATCGGCAGGCTGGATCAGGGAAGGCCGGAGATGATCCGCACGGTCGATGCGCAGGAACGGGCAGGTATTGCCCGCGCCTTTAACCTCGATCGATTGGCGGAATTCCCGTTGGAAGTGATTTCCACCGGCCTGAAATACCTCGTCGTTCCCGCCGCCGGAGGGTTGCAGCAGGCGCGGATTACCATTCCCGATCTGGAGCAGACGCTCCATCGTCTCGGGGCCGGGTTTGCCTATCTGGTCGATGTGGATACCTTTGAAGGCCGGCATTGGAACAACGACGGTATCATGGAGGATGTCGCGACCGGCAGCGCGGCGGGTGTGGTCGGGGCCTATGCCGTGAAACATGGCCTGGCGGAGCCGGGCCGCAGCTTTTGCCTGAAACAGGGCCATTTCATGGGCCGGCCGAGCGAGATCATCGTGACCGCTTTCGGCAGGCCGGACGACGTCGAAAAGGTCACCGTTGCGGGCGAGGTCGCCTATGTCGGCCGTGGCGAAGTGATTGCGCCATGA
- a CDS encoding ArsR/SmtB family transcription factor, with product MNSYTPEIYLSTAQELRALAHENRLRILHWLADPTAHFPPQVDGDLVSDGVCVGFITEKIGLKQPTVTKHMQILQEAGMVESKKIKNWVFYKLRADRIDDVLGKVGQMY from the coding sequence TTGAATAGCTATACACCAGAGATCTACCTGTCAACCGCCCAGGAGCTGCGCGCCCTGGCGCACGAGAACCGGTTGCGCATCCTGCATTGGCTTGCGGATCCCACAGCTCATTTCCCGCCGCAGGTCGATGGCGATCTGGTCTCAGACGGGGTCTGCGTCGGCTTCATCACCGAGAAGATCGGATTGAAACAGCCGACGGTGACCAAACACATGCAGATCCTGCAAGAGGCCGGCATGGTCGAAAGCAAGAAGATCAAGAACTGGGTTTTCTACAAGCTGCGCGCAGACCGGATCGACGATGTGCTTGGAAAAGTGGGCCAGATGTACTGA
- a CDS encoding GNAT family N-acetyltransferase: MFDASPVPSPPCGKIALRPRALQQSAEFARALAACGQVPVMLPQLQDMLVLRRRLPGGLPLAMVNRAAIPDPGALRAALQDHGLGRTPLILSPETPAPGLSRLGAVPLVTPAHAALWDLTGDPGQRRAALHQKWRNRLNHGETQGLRLTRQNLPHDPRHWLFAADAKQQTARGYRSWPIHLTLAYARENKGRAKLFQAFEGKDPVAAILILTHGSAATYHIAHTTARGKRLSAHPLLLWEAAGWLAAKGICRLDLGLINTGRAAGLARFKLGTGAKAHRLGGTWGLWPPLGRLLQPLALLDRRLMGG, translated from the coding sequence ATGTTTGATGCCTCTCCGGTTCCCTCCCCGCCCTGCGGCAAAATTGCACTTCGCCCCCGTGCGCTGCAGCAATCGGCCGAATTTGCCCGCGCCCTGGCCGCCTGCGGGCAGGTGCCGGTGATGCTGCCGCAGCTGCAGGACATGCTGGTGCTGCGCCGCCGCCTGCCGGGCGGGCTGCCGCTGGCGATGGTGAACCGCGCCGCCATTCCGGACCCCGGCGCCCTGCGCGCGGCGCTGCAGGACCACGGGCTGGGCCGCACCCCGCTGATCCTGTCGCCCGAAACGCCGGCGCCCGGCCTTTCCCGCCTCGGCGCGGTGCCGCTTGTCACCCCGGCGCATGCGGCGCTTTGGGACCTGACCGGCGATCCCGGGCAGCGCCGGGCCGCCCTGCATCAGAAATGGCGCAACCGGCTGAACCACGGTGAAACCCAGGGCCTGCGCCTCACCCGCCAGAACCTGCCGCACGACCCGCGCCACTGGTTGTTCGCAGCCGACGCCAAACAGCAAACCGCCCGCGGCTACCGCAGCTGGCCCATTCACCTCACCCTCGCCTATGCGCGCGAGAACAAGGGCCGGGCCAAGCTGTTCCAGGCCTTCGAAGGCAAGGATCCGGTCGCCGCCATCCTGATCCTCACCCATGGCAGCGCTGCCACCTACCACATCGCCCATACCACCGCGCGCGGCAAACGGCTCAGCGCCCACCCCCTGCTGCTGTGGGAGGCTGCGGGCTGGCTTGCCGCCAAGGGCATCTGCCGCCTCGACCTCGGCCTCATCAACACCGGGCGCGCCGCCGGCCTTGCCCGTTTCAAACTCGGCACCGGCGCCAAGGCACACCGTTTGGGCGGAACCTGGGGCCTGTGGCCGCCTTTGGGCCGCCTTTTGCAGCCGCTGGCGCTGCTGGACCGGCGGCTGATGGGCGGCTGA
- a CDS encoding SDR family NAD(P)-dependent oxidoreductase — translation MKLADTAAIVTGAASGLGEATARYFAEQGAQVTILDRDAARGAQVAQEIGGHFAQTDVTSEEAVAAAIAHAADKMGRITACVNCAGIAIGAKTVGKDGPHPLDAYRRTIDINLVGTFNVARLAAVEIAKNTPDADNARGVIINTASIAAFDGQKGQAAYAASKGGVAGMCLPMARDLASSGIRVMTIAPGIFMTPMLAGLPEEVQQQLAADVPNPARLGDPREYGRLAGFIVEMGYLNGEVIRIDGALRMR, via the coding sequence ATGAAACTTGCAGACACCGCTGCCATTGTCACCGGCGCCGCCTCGGGCCTGGGCGAGGCCACCGCCCGCTACTTTGCCGAACAAGGCGCCCAGGTCACCATCCTGGACCGCGACGCCGCCCGCGGCGCCCAGGTGGCGCAAGAAATCGGCGGGCATTTCGCCCAGACCGATGTCACCAGCGAGGAAGCGGTTGCGGCCGCCATCGCCCACGCCGCCGATAAGATGGGCAGGATCACGGCTTGCGTGAACTGCGCCGGCATCGCCATCGGCGCCAAGACCGTGGGCAAGGACGGCCCGCATCCGCTGGATGCCTACCGCCGCACCATCGACATCAATCTGGTCGGCACCTTCAACGTCGCCCGCCTTGCCGCCGTCGAGATTGCCAAGAACACGCCGGACGCGGACAATGCCCGCGGCGTGATCATCAATACCGCCTCGATTGCCGCCTTTGACGGGCAAAAAGGCCAGGCGGCTTATGCAGCCTCCAAGGGCGGCGTGGCCGGCATGTGCCTGCCGATGGCCCGCGATCTTGCGTCTTCGGGCATCCGGGTGATGACCATCGCACCGGGCATCTTCATGACCCCGATGCTGGCGGGCCTGCCGGAAGAGGTGCAGCAGCAGCTCGCCGCAGACGTCCCCAACCCGGCCCGCCTGGGCGACCCGCGCGAATACGGCCGCCTGGCCGGCTTCATCGTCGAGATGGGCTATTTGAACGGCGAGGTCATCCGCATCGACGGCGCCCTGCGCATGCGGTGA
- a CDS encoding sugar O-acetyltransferase translates to MTLTERQKMQAGDWYCCQDSELDVLRHRARVAVHQHNTAPPDPAAQLSPPLAGLFAAHGENCLVEAPFHCAYGLNITLGRNVYLNAGCTILDTAPVTIGDGTMLGPNVQIYCAQHHKDRDLRVQGLEIARPVTLGAEVWIGGGAILMPGVTIGNGAIVGAGAVVTRDVPAGGTVAGNPARPLTG, encoded by the coding sequence ATGACCCTGACTGAACGGCAGAAAATGCAGGCTGGCGACTGGTACTGTTGCCAGGACAGCGAACTGGATGTGTTGCGGCACCGGGCCCGCGTTGCGGTGCATCAGCACAACACCGCCCCGCCGGATCCCGCCGCGCAGCTCAGCCCTCCGCTGGCCGGTCTCTTCGCCGCCCACGGCGAAAACTGCCTGGTCGAGGCGCCCTTCCACTGCGCCTATGGCCTCAACATCACCCTGGGCCGCAATGTCTACCTGAACGCGGGCTGCACCATTCTGGACACCGCGCCGGTCACCATCGGCGACGGCACCATGCTGGGGCCGAATGTGCAGATCTACTGCGCCCAGCACCACAAGGACAGGGATTTGCGCGTGCAAGGGCTGGAGATTGCCCGCCCGGTCACCCTGGGGGCAGAGGTCTGGATCGGCGGCGGCGCCATCCTGATGCCGGGCGTTACCATCGGCAATGGCGCCATCGTCGGAGCGGGCGCGGTGGTGACCAGGGACGTTCCGGCAGGAGGTACCGTGGCAGGCAACCCGGCCCGGCCTCTGACCGGGTAA
- a CDS encoding ABC-F family ATP-binding cassette domain-containing protein produces MARIPLLQMSGISLTFGGDPVFSDLDLVVQPGDRVALVGRNGSGKSTLMKVMAGIVEADKGSIVVPPGKSVGYMEQDPQMTGFATLGDFAASALDPGEMYKVERAGEGLKFDPARPVETASGGERRRAALAKLMAEAPDLMLLDEPTNHLDIEAITWLENELKATRAAFVLISHDRAFLRALTRATLWVDRGEVRRQEKGFEHFEAWRDKQWEEEDQQRHKLNRLIKSESRWAVEGISARRKRNMGRVRALQDLKSERAGQIKRQGAAEMALDAGPKSGRKVIEAEGLGKAFGGKQIVQDFSLKVQRGDRVAFVGPNGAGKTTLLKMLLGLEEPDSGSVKQGTNLELALFDQTRDQLDGDSTLWDNLTADPLLGISGKADQVMVRGQPKHVVGYLKEFLFDERQARAPVRSLSGGEKARLLLARLMARSSNLLVLDEPTNDLDVETLDLLQELLDNYDGTVLLVSHDRDFLDRVATTTIAMEGNGRATAYAGGWSDYLAQRGPLDVADKAEKVKPAKPKPKQESQPKDGLSFKEKHRLEALPGEIERLEAEIAKLQELMADPGLFSREPVKFKKATEALVERQEKLAAAEEEWLLLEEKAEG; encoded by the coding sequence ATGGCACGTATTCCTCTTTTGCAGATGTCCGGCATTTCCCTCACCTTTGGGGGCGATCCGGTTTTTTCCGATCTTGATCTGGTGGTTCAGCCCGGCGACCGCGTCGCCCTGGTGGGCCGTAACGGGTCGGGAAAATCCACCCTGATGAAGGTGATGGCGGGGATTGTTGAAGCGGATAAGGGCTCCATCGTGGTGCCGCCGGGCAAATCGGTGGGCTATATGGAGCAGGATCCGCAGATGACGGGCTTTGCCACGCTTGGCGATTTTGCCGCCAGCGCGCTGGATCCCGGCGAGATGTACAAGGTGGAGCGCGCGGGCGAAGGGCTGAAGTTCGACCCGGCGCGCCCCGTGGAAACCGCATCCGGCGGTGAGCGGCGCCGCGCAGCGCTGGCCAAGCTGATGGCCGAGGCGCCGGATCTGATGCTGCTGGACGAGCCGACCAACCATCTGGACATCGAGGCGATCACCTGGCTGGAGAATGAGCTGAAGGCCACCCGCGCGGCGTTTGTGCTGATCTCGCACGACCGCGCCTTTCTGCGGGCGCTGACCCGGGCAACGCTGTGGGTGGACCGCGGCGAGGTGCGCCGTCAGGAAAAGGGGTTTGAGCATTTCGAGGCCTGGCGCGACAAGCAGTGGGAGGAGGAAGACCAGCAGCGGCACAAGCTGAACCGGCTGATCAAATCCGAAAGCCGCTGGGCGGTGGAGGGGATTTCCGCCCGCCGCAAGCGCAACATGGGCCGGGTGCGGGCGCTGCAGGATCTGAAATCCGAACGCGCCGGCCAGATCAAGCGCCAGGGGGCGGCCGAGATGGCGCTGGATGCGGGGCCGAAATCGGGCCGCAAGGTGATTGAGGCCGAGGGGCTGGGCAAGGCTTTTGGCGGCAAGCAGATCGTGCAGGATTTCTCGCTGAAGGTGCAGCGCGGCGACCGGGTGGCCTTTGTCGGGCCCAATGGCGCGGGCAAGACCACGCTGCTGAAGATGCTGCTGGGGCTGGAAGAGCCGGATTCCGGATCGGTGAAGCAAGGCACCAATCTGGAGCTGGCGCTGTTTGATCAGACGCGGGATCAGCTGGATGGCGACTCGACCCTGTGGGACAACCTGACCGCCGATCCCCTGCTGGGGATTTCCGGCAAGGCGGATCAGGTGATGGTGCGCGGCCAGCCGAAACATGTTGTCGGCTACCTGAAGGAATTCCTGTTTGACGAACGCCAGGCGCGGGCGCCGGTGCGGTCCCTGTCAGGCGGCGAGAAGGCGCGGCTTTTGCTGGCGCGGCTGATGGCGCGGTCCTCGAACCTGCTGGTGCTTGATGAGCCGACCAACGACCTGGATGTAGAGACGCTGGACCTGCTGCAGGAGCTGCTTGATAATTACGACGGCACCGTTCTGCTGGTGAGCCACGACCGGGATTTTCTGGACCGGGTGGCGACCACCACCATCGCGATGGAAGGCAACGGCAGGGCCACGGCTTACGCCGGCGGCTGGAGCGACTACCTGGCGCAGCGCGGCCCGCTGGACGTTGCGGACAAGGCAGAAAAGGTGAAGCCTGCCAAGCCGAAGCCGAAGCAGGAAAGCCAGCCCAAGGACGGGCTGAGCTTCAAGGAAAAGCACCGGCTGGAGGCGCTGCCGGGGGAGATCGAACGGCTGGAAGCGGAGATTGCCAAGCTGCAGGAGCTGATGGCGGATCCCGGGCTGTTCAGCCGCGAACCGGTGAAGTTCAAGAAGGCCACCGAGGCGCTGGTGGAGCGGCAGGAGAAGCTGGCCGCAGCTGAGGAGGAATGGCTGCTGCTGGAAGAAAAAGCCGAAGGCTGA
- a CDS encoding GNAT family N-acetyltransferase yields the protein MAAEPDVLLHKGCYRARLAAGPADVAAAQALRTLCFRTGAADCDAYDAACMHVLVEEARTGSLVCCFRLLLLESGAELGRSYSAQFYDLEGLRAFRGRMAELGRFCIHPDQHSADILRVAWGAVTALVDAKDVQMLFGCSSFAGTSAAEYLDTFAMLKHRHLAPPCWLPGVKAPDVFRFAAGLRPRPDPKLAMLRMPPLLRTYLVMGGWVSDHAVVDARMNTLHVFTGLEIAAIPAARKRRLRAAAG from the coding sequence ATGGCAGCGGAGCCGGACGTGCTTCTGCACAAAGGGTGTTACCGTGCCCGCCTGGCGGCGGGGCCGGCGGATGTGGCTGCGGCGCAGGCGCTGCGCACCCTGTGCTTCCGGACCGGCGCCGCCGATTGCGACGCTTACGACGCGGCCTGCATGCATGTGCTGGTGGAGGAGGCGCGGACCGGCAGTCTGGTCTGCTGTTTCCGGTTGCTGCTGCTGGAAAGCGGCGCCGAGCTGGGCCGCAGTTATTCGGCGCAGTTCTACGATCTGGAAGGGCTGCGGGCATTCCGCGGCCGGATGGCGGAGCTGGGCCGGTTCTGCATCCATCCCGATCAGCACAGTGCGGACATCCTGCGCGTCGCCTGGGGGGCGGTAACTGCCCTGGTCGATGCAAAGGATGTGCAGATGCTGTTTGGCTGCTCGTCCTTTGCCGGCACCTCGGCGGCGGAATACCTTGACACCTTTGCCATGCTGAAGCACCGCCATCTGGCACCGCCATGCTGGCTGCCGGGGGTCAAGGCGCCCGATGTGTTCCGCTTTGCCGCCGGGCTGCGGCCCAGGCCGGACCCGAAACTGGCGATGCTTCGGATGCCGCCGCTGCTGCGGACCTATCTGGTGATGGGCGGCTGGGTCAGCGACCATGCGGTTGTGGATGCCCGTATGAACACGCTGCATGTGTTCACCGGGCTGGAGATTGCGGCAATTCCGGCTGCCCGCAAGCGGCGTCTCAGGGCCGCTGCCGGGTAG
- a CDS encoding outer membrane protein assembly factor BamE, producing MVAKAFHFKSVLRGAVFAAAGLALAACSSVYRKHGYVPTPDQLAEVVPGIDTRDSVAESVGIPSSTGVLNDSGYYYVATRFRHYGAAAPKPVARDLVAISFDAAGVVQGVERFSLEDGKVVPLERRVTSSSVQDSTFLRQLLGSLGNFGPDQFLQDQ from the coding sequence ATGGTTGCTAAGGCATTTCACTTCAAGTCCGTTCTGCGCGGGGCTGTTTTTGCCGCGGCGGGGCTGGCGCTGGCGGCCTGCTCGTCAGTCTACCGCAAGCACGGGTATGTGCCCACACCGGATCAGCTGGCCGAAGTGGTGCCAGGGATCGATACCCGGGATTCGGTGGCCGAAAGCGTTGGCATCCCGTCCTCGACCGGGGTGCTGAACGACAGCGGCTACTATTATGTTGCGACCCGTTTCCGCCACTACGGCGCCGCCGCCCCGAAACCGGTGGCCCGTGATCTGGTCGCGATCAGCTTTGACGCCGCCGGGGTGGTGCAGGGGGTCGAGCGGTTCAGCCTGGAAGACGGCAAGGTGGTGCCGCTGGAACGCCGGGTGACCAGCTCCAGCGTGCAGGACAGCACGTTCCTGCGCCAGCTTCTGGGCAGCCTGGGCAACTTCGGCCCCGATCAGTTCCTGCAGGACCAGTAA
- a CDS encoding YceD family protein: MSESTAVRVADLPQNAPTAFEITPDKAELAALAAELGVNALRKLRFTGEIRARGKRDWQLTGSLGATVVQDCVVTLEPVTTRIEEKVRRTYLSRMEIPGEDEVEMPEDDSTEPLGSHIDPGAVMAEALALHIPTYPRKEGAELGEAVYTKPGAKPMRDEDARPFAGLGALRGLLKDED, from the coding sequence ATGTCTGAGAGCACCGCAGTGCGGGTGGCGGATCTGCCGCAAAACGCCCCGACCGCCTTTGAAATCACCCCGGATAAAGCCGAGCTGGCCGCGCTGGCGGCTGAACTGGGGGTGAACGCGCTGCGCAAGCTGCGCTTTACCGGGGAGATCAGGGCGCGCGGCAAACGCGACTGGCAGCTGACCGGATCCTTGGGGGCAACCGTGGTGCAGGACTGCGTGGTGACGCTGGAGCCGGTGACCACCCGGATCGAGGAAAAAGTCCGCCGCACCTACCTGTCCCGTATGGAGATCCCCGGCGAAGACGAGGTGGAAATGCCCGAGGATGACAGCACCGAGCCGCTTGGCAGCCATATCGACCCGGGCGCCGTGATGGCTGAGGCGCTGGCGCTGCATATCCCCACCTACCCGCGCAAAGAGGGCGCCGAGCTGGGCGAAGCGGTCTATACCAAACCCGGCGCCAAGCCGATGCGCGACGAGGACGCCCGCCCCTTCGCCGGTCTTGGCGCGCTGCGCGGACTGCTGAAAGACGAAGACTAA
- the rpmF gene encoding 50S ribosomal protein L32: MAVQQNKVSKSRRNNRRAHDALVAANPNECGNCGELKRPHHVCPSCGHYDDKEIVAAADEIEIDEDAA, from the coding sequence ATGGCCGTCCAACAGAATAAAGTATCCAAATCGCGCCGCAACAACCGCCGCGCGCACGATGCACTGGTTGCTGCAAACCCGAACGAATGCGGCAACTGCGGCGAGCTGAAGCGCCCGCATCACGTATGCCCCTCCTGCGGCCATTACGACGACAAGGAAATCGTCGCAGCGGCTGACGAAATCGAGATCGACGAAGACGCGGCATAA
- the plsX gene encoding phosphate acyltransferase PlsX, with protein sequence MTGKPDQNQAKAGRITISVDAMGGDAGPAVVVAGIAMSAEKNPDIGFILHGPAEQLKPLVARKRTLEGRVEIRDVRDVVTMEDKPSQVMRNGKGTSMWSALDAIKNGEAAGAVSCGNTGALMALSMLRLRKLPGVNRPAIAILWPSLNPQGFNVMLDVGADVKADAEDLLQYALMGTSYVRNSMDIARPRVGLLNVGTEEHKGSAVLKEAHALIAGHAAQANYEFTGFVEGSDIPGDTADVIVTDGFTGNVAIKTGEGTARVMRTALREAFEYSFLSRIAAVLAMTSLKRLSKRMDPRRVNGGVFLGLNGTVVKSHGGADAMGVSAAVKLAFRLAQHGFAEKLAARVASAGAHTQDDTAPRGMRAATEKD encoded by the coding sequence ATGACGGGTAAACCCGATCAAAATCAGGCAAAAGCCGGCCGCATCACCATTTCCGTTGACGCCATGGGCGGAGACGCCGGCCCCGCTGTTGTGGTGGCCGGCATTGCCATGTCGGCGGAAAAGAACCCGGATATCGGGTTTATCCTGCACGGCCCCGCCGAACAGCTGAAACCGCTGGTCGCCAGGAAACGCACCCTTGAGGGTCGCGTCGAGATCCGCGATGTCCGCGACGTTGTCACGATGGAGGACAAACCCTCCCAGGTGATGCGCAACGGCAAGGGCACCTCGATGTGGTCGGCGCTGGATGCGATCAAGAACGGCGAGGCGGCAGGCGCTGTGTCCTGCGGCAACACCGGCGCGCTGATGGCGCTCAGCATGCTGCGCCTTCGCAAGCTGCCGGGCGTCAACCGGCCTGCCATTGCGATCCTGTGGCCGTCGCTGAACCCGCAGGGTTTCAACGTGATGCTGGATGTCGGCGCCGACGTGAAGGCGGACGCCGAAGATCTGCTGCAATATGCGCTGATGGGCACCTCCTACGTGCGCAATTCCATGGATATCGCCCGCCCCCGGGTCGGCTTGCTGAACGTGGGCACCGAAGAGCACAAGGGCAGCGCCGTGCTGAAAGAGGCGCATGCGCTGATCGCGGGTCATGCCGCACAGGCAAATTACGAATTCACCGGCTTTGTCGAAGGCAGCGACATTCCGGGCGATACCGCAGATGTGATTGTCACTGACGGCTTTACAGGCAATGTGGCGATCAAGACCGGCGAAGGCACCGCGCGGGTGATGCGCACCGCCTTGCGGGAAGCCTTTGAATACTCGTTTCTGTCCAGGATTGCCGCCGTTCTGGCGATGACCTCGCTGAAACGGCTGTCCAAACGGATGGATCCCCGGCGCGTCAACGGCGGCGTCTTCCTGGGGCTGAACGGCACTGTGGTCAAATCCCACGGCGGCGCTGATGCCATGGGGGTTTCCGCAGCGGTCAAGCTGGCATTCCGGCTGGCACAGCATGGATTCGCCGAAAAGCTGGCGGCACGGGTTGCATCTGCCGGTGCGCATACCCAAGATGATACTGCCCCCCGCGGGATGCGGGCGGCCACCGAAAAAGATTAA
- a CDS encoding beta-ketoacyl-ACP synthase III — MTRRAVVVGTGHYLPERVVENAEFEATLDTTDEWIRSRSGIERRHFAAEGETTSDMAAKAAERALADAGLTAEDVDAIVVATSTPDLTFPSAATMVQSKLGMTKGFAFDVQAVCAGFVYALSNASALIASGQAERVLVIGAETFSRIMDWTDRSTCVLFGDGAGALLLEGQEQPGTHRDRGILSTDLNSDGRYKDLLYVDGGVSTQSTGYLRMQGNQVFRHAVEKLASTANTALDRAGLAAADVDWIVPHQANIRIIQGTAKKMGLSMDKVVVTVQDHGNTSAASIPLALSVGKERGQIKQGDLIVTEAIGGGLAWGAVVVRW, encoded by the coding sequence ATGACGCGACGCGCGGTAGTTGTTGGCACAGGACACTATCTCCCCGAACGGGTGGTTGAAAACGCGGAATTCGAAGCCACGCTGGATACCACGGACGAGTGGATCCGCAGCCGGTCTGGCATCGAACGCCGCCATTTCGCCGCCGAGGGGGAGACCACTTCGGACATGGCCGCCAAAGCAGCTGAACGCGCTTTGGCGGATGCGGGCCTGACCGCGGAAGATGTTGACGCCATCGTGGTGGCAACCTCCACCCCCGATCTCACCTTCCCCTCTGCCGCAACCATGGTGCAGTCCAAGCTGGGCATGACCAAGGGCTTTGCCTTTGACGTGCAGGCGGTCTGCGCGGGCTTTGTCTATGCGCTGAGCAATGCCAGCGCGCTGATCGCCTCGGGCCAGGCGGAACGGGTGCTGGTGATCGGCGCCGAAACCTTCAGCCGGATCATGGACTGGACCGACCGCTCCACCTGCGTGCTGTTCGGCGACGGCGCCGGCGCGCTGCTGCTGGAAGGCCAGGAGCAGCCCGGCACCCACCGCGACCGCGGCATCCTGTCGACCGACCTCAATTCCGACGGCCGCTACAAGGATCTGCTTTATGTAGACGGCGGCGTGTCGACGCAATCGACCGGCTATCTGCGGATGCAGGGCAACCAGGTGTTCCGCCATGCCGTCGAAAAGCTCGCCTCCACCGCGAACACCGCGCTGGACCGCGCCGGGCTTGCCGCCGCGGATGTGGACTGGATCGTGCCGCACCAGGCCAACATCCGCATCATCCAGGGCACCGCCAAGAAAATGGGCCTCAGCATGGACAAGGTGGTGGTAACCGTGCAGGATCACGGCAACACCTCCGCCGCCTCCATTCCGCTGGCCCTGTCTGTCGGCAAAGAGCGCGGCCAGATCAAACAAGGCGATCTGATTGTGACCGAAGCCATCGGCGGCGGCCTCGCCTGGGGGGCTGTTGTGGTACGCTGGTAA
- the ihfA gene encoding integration host factor subunit alpha yields the protein MGEKTLTRMDLSEAVFREVGLSRNESAQLVESMLQYMSDALVRGEQVKISSFGTFSVRDKSARVGRNPKTGEEVPIQPRRVLTFRPSHLMKDRVADGNRK from the coding sequence ATGGGCGAAAAAACACTGACACGAATGGATTTGAGTGAAGCAGTTTTCCGGGAAGTCGGCCTGTCGCGCAATGAAAGCGCGCAGCTGGTGGAAAGCATGCTGCAATACATGTCGGATGCCCTGGTGCGCGGTGAACAGGTGAAGATCTCCTCGTTCGGCACATTCAGCGTGCGGGACAAATCAGCCAGGGTCGGGCGCAACCCGAAGACCGGCGAAGAAGTGCCGATTCAGCCGCGCCGCGTGCTGACCTTCCGGCCCTCCCACCTGATGAAAGACCGCGTGGCAGACGGCAACCGTAAATAA